The following are encoded in a window of Hypomesus transpacificus isolate Combined female unplaced genomic scaffold, fHypTra1 scaffold_31, whole genome shotgun sequence genomic DNA:
- the krt1-c5 gene encoding keratin, type 1, gene c5, with protein MASAFSMRSYSVRQPSFSSMSLRDSGRSPRSRPPVSSSSSLSLSRSLSVGNGLNTLGSSLSLNSMGAGVSDKEAMQGLNDRLANYLEKVRSLERSNAELEVKIKQMMLERAPKGHDIEAMMAQAHAIGQEVRKKTLENARIMLEIDNAKLAADDFRVKWEAEAALCQSVERDCLALRRAKSDHDQIIATLRGDLDSLKEELYFLKKNHDEEMGALKARLANEQVTVEVDAVQGPDLAAIMAELRVQYEGITRKNKEEAEAWYLKKLDAVQSEVKESNEALRCAQGELSERRRFLQALEVELDNLRKQVGVMEGNLSETGHKYTLEMERLQATLTQLEDELSQLRLDMQRNKTDYEQLLRIKQNLEMEIATYRRLLEGEEMVKEIPPPKREPEVRTRKIVKVVTQTMVNGKVVDESSEVEQIEETKK; from the exons ATGGCCTCCGCTTTCTCCATGCGCAGCTACTCAGTTCGCCAGCCCTCCTTCTCCAGCATGTCCCTGAGGGACAGCGGCCGAAGCCCTCGCTCCAGGCCCCCcgtctcctccagcagcagcctctccctctcccgctcgCTCTCCGTGGGGAACGGCCTCAACACGCTGggctccagcctctccctcaaCAGCATGGGGGCCGGGGTCAGCGACAAGGAGGCCATGCAGGGCCTCAACGACCGCCTGGCCAACTACCTGGAGAAGGTGAGGTCTCTGGAGCGCTCCAACGCCGAGCTGGAGGTGAAGATCAAGCAGATGATGCTGGAGCGCGCTCCCAAGGGCCACGACATCGAGGCCATGATGGCTCAGGCTCACGCCATTGGCCAGGAG GTGAGAAAGAAGACCCTGGAAAACGCCCGTATCATGCTGGAGATTGATAACGCCAAGTTGGCAGCTGATGACTTCAGGGTCAa ATGGGAGGCGGAGGCAGCGCTGTGCCAGTCGGTGGAGAGAGACTGTCTGGCTCTGAGGAGGGCCAAGTCGGATCACGATCAGATCATAGCTACCCTCAGAGGAGACCTGGACAGCCTGAAGGAGGAGCTCTACTTCCTGAAGAAGAATCACGATGAG GAGATGGGCGCCCTGAAGGCCCGTCTGGCCAACGAGCAGGTGACTGTGGAGGTGGATGCCGTCCAGGGCCCTGACCTGGCGGCCATCATGGCGGAGCTGAGAGTCCAGTACGAGGGCATCACCCGCAAGAACAAGGAGGAGGCCGAGGCCTGGTACCTGAAGAAG ctgGATGCGGTGCAGtcggaggtgaaggagagcaaCGAGGCGCTGCGCTGTGCTCAGGGAGAGCTGAGTGAGCGACGTCGCTTCCTGCAGGCCCTGGAGGTGGAGCTGGACAACCTGCGCAAGCAG GTGGGCGTGATGGAGGGTAATCTGAGCGAGACGGGCCACAAGTACACCCTGGAGATGGAGCGTCTGCAGGCCACGCTGACCCAGCTCGAGGACGAGCTCTCCCAGCTGCGTCTGGACATGCAGCGCAACAAGACAGACTACGAGCAGCTGCTCCGCATCAAACAGAATCTGGAGATGGAGATCGCCACCTACAGGCGGCTGCTGGAAGGGGAGGAAAT GGTAAAAGAGATCCCACCCCCTAAGA GGGAGCCTGAGGTTAGGACAAGGAAGATCGTGAAGGTggtcacccagaccatggtcaACGGCAAGGTGGTGGACGAGTCCAGCGAGGTGGAGCAGATAGAGGAGACCAAGAAGTAG